In Prochlorococcus marinus str. MIT 1214, one DNA window encodes the following:
- the lipA gene encoding lipoyl synthase, whose translation MTTTTRKTTKYSSFLPEERLPNWIKPSIGNATQLEKVQKLVKENRLHTICEEGRCPNRGECYAAGTATFLLGGSICTRSCAFCQVEKGKSPEKVNIFEAEKVANAVQVLNLKYVVLTAVARDDLPDHGASLFTTTMDAIRSLNPDVAIEVLTPDFWGGSNKDNVEKQRERLKLVLSANPICFNHNLETVKRLQSDVRRGATYEHSLNLLKFAREIDPKIPTKSGIMLGLGEKFYEIIQTLKDLREVDCQYLTIGQYLRPSLAHIPVSHYWSPTKFNDFAEIAKGLGFKKVNSGPLVRSSYHANETLD comes from the coding sequence ATGACAACAACAACAAGAAAAACAACAAAATATAGTAGCTTCCTCCCGGAAGAGCGTTTACCTAATTGGATCAAGCCATCTATAGGTAACGCAACTCAACTGGAAAAAGTTCAAAAGCTCGTAAAGGAAAACAGATTACATACAATCTGTGAGGAAGGTAGATGCCCGAATAGAGGAGAATGTTATGCCGCTGGTACAGCTACTTTTTTATTAGGCGGTTCAATATGTACAAGGAGCTGTGCTTTTTGCCAGGTAGAGAAAGGAAAGTCCCCCGAAAAAGTAAATATTTTTGAAGCAGAAAAAGTTGCAAATGCTGTTCAGGTCTTGAATCTCAAATATGTGGTTCTAACCGCAGTCGCAAGAGATGATTTGCCAGATCACGGTGCAAGTCTATTCACGACAACAATGGATGCAATTAGATCATTGAATCCTGATGTTGCAATAGAGGTACTAACACCTGATTTCTGGGGTGGAAGCAATAAGGACAATGTCGAAAAGCAAAGAGAGAGACTTAAGCTAGTTCTCTCAGCTAATCCTATTTGCTTCAACCATAATCTTGAAACTGTGAAGCGGCTTCAAAGTGACGTCAGAAGAGGTGCTACTTACGAACACTCACTCAACCTTCTCAAATTTGCTAGAGAAATCGATCCAAAGATTCCAACAAAATCAGGAATAATGCTTGGGCTGGGAGAAAAATTTTATGAAATAATTCAAACCCTTAAAGACCTTAGAGAAGTCGACTGTCAATATTTGACTATTGGTCAATATTTACGACCGTCACTTGCTCATATTCCCGTTTCTCATTATTGGTCGCCAACAAAATTCAATGATTTTGCTGAAATAGCAAAGGGATTAGGTTTTAAAAAAGTAAATAGCGGTCCTTTAGTAAGAAGCAGTTACCATGCGAATGAGACCTTAGATTAG
- the bioB gene encoding biotin synthase BioB, translating to MTLINPNIQESNKFTFQDESYLDFNSIKGGDIRHDWSLDEIKEILDLPLMDLLWRAQIVHRSYNPGYKVQLASLLSVKTGGCSEDCAYCPQSVHNETTVQPNPVLQVESVLDRARAAKDAGADRFCMGWAWREIKDGKAFDSMLEMVKGVRELGLEACVTAGMITDSQASRLAEAGLTAYNHNLDTSPEHYSNIISTRTYQDRLETLSRVRMAGITVCCGGIIGMGESVSDRASLLKVLATLDPHPESVPINALVAVKGTPMEDLSSIDPLEMVRMVATARIIMPKSRIRLSAGRQQLGREAQILCLQSGADSIFYGDTLLTTSNPEVEADRKLLADAGVAANFSQE from the coding sequence ATGACGTTAATTAATCCTAATATTCAGGAATCTAATAAATTCACTTTCCAAGATGAATCATACTTAGATTTTAATTCCATAAAGGGTGGAGATATTAGACATGATTGGTCTTTAGATGAAATCAAAGAGATACTTGATTTACCATTGATGGATTTATTGTGGAGAGCTCAAATAGTTCATAGGTCTTACAATCCAGGTTATAAAGTTCAACTTGCTTCCCTACTAAGTGTGAAGACAGGAGGATGCTCAGAAGACTGTGCATACTGTCCCCAATCTGTACATAACGAAACAACGGTTCAACCTAACCCTGTACTCCAAGTTGAGTCAGTTCTTGATAGGGCAAGAGCGGCTAAGGATGCAGGAGCAGATCGATTTTGTATGGGTTGGGCTTGGCGTGAGATTAAAGACGGAAAAGCATTCGATTCAATGCTTGAAATGGTCAAAGGTGTTCGAGAACTTGGCCTTGAGGCATGTGTCACAGCTGGAATGATTACTGATTCTCAAGCCTCTAGATTGGCAGAAGCAGGTTTAACAGCCTATAACCACAATTTAGATACTAGTCCTGAACATTATTCCAATATCATTTCAACAAGAACATATCAGGATCGACTTGAAACATTGAGTAGAGTACGCATGGCAGGAATTACAGTGTGCTGTGGTGGAATTATTGGTATGGGCGAATCTGTTTCCGATAGAGCATCTTTACTTAAAGTTTTAGCAACTTTAGATCCTCATCCTGAGAGTGTACCTATTAATGCGTTAGTTGCAGTGAAGGGGACACCTATGGAGGATCTGTCTTCTATTGATCCATTAGAGATGGTGCGCATGGTCGCGACAGCAAGGATCATTATGCCTAAAAGTCGAATTAGACTTAGCGCAGGAAGACAACAATTAGGTAGGGAAGCTCAGATACTATGTCTTCAATCAGGAGCGGACTCTATATTTTATGGAGATACTCTTTTGACTACTAGCAATCCGGAGGTGGAGGCAGACCGTAAGCTTTTAGCCGATGCTGGAGTCGCTGCCAATTTCTCTCAAGAATAA
- the lysA gene encoding diaminopimelate decarboxylase, whose amino-acid sequence MHGSKAFEPNLDIDSPNRNIAPLSSEINENKKLVVGGCQLSELAKKYGTPLYVFDELSLRTACKTYISSLKKHYPGESLPLYASKANSSLAICAVVASEGFGLDAVSEGELLTALKGGVKGKNIVFHGNNKSHDELKFAYKNNVTIVLDNYHDIELLKNIASDKKPAKLMLRFTPGIECHTHEYIRTGHLDSKFGFDPDELKSVLEELKKYNWAYLAGLHAHIGSQIFEVQPHIDLAGVMADALKLAQEIGHPIVDLNVGGGLGIKYVKEDKPPSIEKWVEVISHAVVEACRERNLDLPRLMCEPGRSLVANSGLTIYKIGAKKVVPGIRTYLSVDGGMSDNPRPITYQSLYSACLVDKPLSKNFEKVTIAGKHCESGDVLLKDFLLPSCKSGDFLAVFGTGAYNYSMSSNYNRIPRPATVLVGKGSAELMQRRELPEDLLQLDVLPDRFIPKY is encoded by the coding sequence ATGCACGGATCAAAGGCTTTTGAACCCAATCTTGATATAGATAGTCCAAATCGAAATATAGCTCCTCTTTCTTCAGAAATTAATGAGAATAAAAAATTAGTTGTTGGTGGATGTCAACTTAGTGAACTCGCAAAAAAATATGGCACACCTTTATATGTTTTTGATGAGTTGTCACTTAGGACTGCATGCAAAACTTATATTTCTTCCTTAAAAAAACATTATCCAGGAGAATCACTCCCTTTATATGCTTCAAAAGCTAATAGCTCACTAGCTATTTGTGCCGTTGTTGCTTCTGAGGGGTTTGGACTTGATGCAGTATCAGAAGGTGAATTACTTACTGCCTTAAAGGGCGGTGTAAAAGGGAAAAATATTGTTTTTCATGGAAATAACAAGTCTCATGATGAATTGAAATTTGCCTACAAAAATAATGTGACGATTGTTTTAGATAATTATCACGATATTGAGTTGTTAAAAAACATTGCTTCTGATAAAAAACCAGCAAAGTTAATGTTGCGGTTTACTCCTGGCATTGAATGCCATACTCATGAGTATATAAGGACTGGTCATTTAGATAGTAAATTTGGTTTCGACCCCGATGAACTTAAGTCAGTTTTAGAAGAATTAAAAAAATATAATTGGGCATATTTAGCTGGTTTACATGCACATATAGGTTCTCAAATTTTTGAGGTTCAACCCCATATTGATCTTGCTGGAGTTATGGCTGATGCTTTAAAGCTTGCTCAGGAAATTGGTCATCCAATAGTTGATCTCAATGTTGGCGGTGGTCTAGGGATCAAATATGTGAAAGAAGATAAACCTCCTTCTATTGAAAAATGGGTCGAAGTTATTTCTCATGCTGTTGTTGAGGCCTGCAGGGAAAGAAATCTAGATTTGCCAAGATTAATGTGTGAACCTGGAAGATCTCTTGTCGCTAATTCAGGGCTCACTATTTATAAGATTGGAGCTAAGAAAGTTGTTCCAGGTATTAGGACTTATTTATCTGTTGATGGAGGGATGAGTGATAATCCTCGTCCAATAACTTACCAGTCTTTATATAGTGCCTGTTTAGTAGATAAACCATTAAGTAAGAATTTTGAAAAAGTTACTATCGCTGGTAAGCATTGTGAGTCTGGAGATGTTTTATTAAAAGATTTTCTACTTCCGTCTTGTAAAAGCGGAGACTTTCTTGCTGTGTTTGGAACAGGTGCATATAACTATTCAATGAGTTCCAATTACAACAGAATTCCTAGACCTGCGACAGTTTTGGTTGGTAAAGGTTCCGCCGAGTTGATGCAAAGGAGAGAGCTTCCTGAAGATCTATTGCAATTAGATGTATTACCTGATCGCTTTATTCCCAAGTATTAG
- a CDS encoding iron-containing alcohol dehydrogenase family protein: MSINNHSISPSKVVRGDGAWFKSLELITKLCKRPLIIGRSSSTKEIRTSFEKDLLLKGIKSISIELNHDCCELDIQKACLISKNNNCDGIIAAGGGKVLDAGKLIADLLSINCITVPLSASTCAGWTALSNIYTPDGKFVKDITLKTCPNLLIFDHTIVRAAPPRTLASGMADAVAKWYESSLTSTTSSDGFVQQAVQMARVLRDQLFLNGYKAFLDPLSNSWETVAEGCALTAGMIGGLGGARCRTAAAHPIHNGLTQLSYTNKPLHGELVGFGLLVQLHLEERNSNSQLPKQAKSQLIDFFSKINLPLSFESICPRNSTANEIHKACKFACNANSDIHQLPFPINENDLFEAIQSFQSLPPRSKIIINNT; the protein is encoded by the coding sequence ATGTCTATAAATAATCACAGCATTTCACCTTCAAAGGTAGTTAGAGGTGATGGGGCATGGTTTAAATCTTTGGAGCTAATAACTAAATTATGCAAAAGGCCTTTGATAATAGGTAGAAGTAGCTCTACCAAAGAAATAAGAACTTCATTTGAAAAAGATCTACTATTAAAAGGTATTAAATCAATTTCAATTGAGTTAAATCATGATTGCTGTGAATTAGATATCCAGAAAGCATGTCTAATCTCAAAAAACAATAATTGCGATGGGATTATTGCAGCAGGAGGTGGAAAAGTACTTGATGCCGGAAAATTAATTGCTGATTTACTTAGCATCAATTGTATTACTGTGCCATTAAGTGCTTCCACATGTGCAGGATGGACGGCTTTATCTAATATTTATACCCCCGATGGCAAATTCGTAAAAGATATAACTTTAAAAACCTGTCCAAACTTATTGATATTTGATCACACAATTGTTAGAGCCGCCCCACCAAGAACCCTTGCCAGCGGCATGGCAGATGCTGTCGCAAAATGGTATGAATCATCCTTAACAAGCACTACAAGTTCAGATGGTTTTGTACAACAAGCAGTTCAGATGGCTAGGGTTTTGCGAGATCAATTATTTTTAAACGGCTACAAAGCTTTCTTAGATCCATTAAGCAATTCTTGGGAAACTGTTGCAGAAGGATGTGCTCTTACTGCTGGAATGATAGGAGGACTTGGGGGTGCCAGATGCAGAACTGCAGCAGCTCATCCAATTCACAATGGATTAACACAACTTTCTTACACTAACAAACCACTTCATGGTGAACTTGTTGGATTTGGTCTGCTAGTACAATTACATTTGGAAGAGAGAAATTCAAACAGTCAATTACCGAAACAAGCCAAGTCACAACTTATAGATTTCTTCTCTAAAATAAATCTCCCTCTTTCATTTGAGTCTATTTGTCCTAGAAATTCGACCGCGAATGAAATCCATAAAGCCTGTAAATTTGCCTGCAATGCTAACTCTGATATACATCAATTACCTTTCCCAATAAATGAAAATGATCTCTTCGAAGCAATTCAAAGCTTTCAATCCTTACCTCCACGCTCCAAAATAATAATAAATAATACTTAA
- the cdaA gene encoding diadenylate cyclase CdaA: MNSWWLINLRVLLDVLFASSFGVLLFTRVKEQRTLWLLRGYLFLVSLAWFVQRFANLPITSELVNALVLACSLSLAILWQGELRRLMELLGTGRLAVILGNTQKEFRASSNTFAQLTEAAGRLSQNRKGALIVVDMGSDLRPEDFLFPGVPLDAQLSSELLLNLFAADTPLHDGAVLVKGNRIISAGVILPLSRQGISRYGTRHLAALGITERFDRCICVVVSEESGTLSLASQGRLERPITSSRLLDLLKELLDPSNSSSSKSTNINSSLKTTSSNIESKVAQSRANLGTINDSKESLK, from the coding sequence GTGAATTCTTGGTGGCTTATAAACTTGCGTGTTCTCCTTGATGTCTTGTTTGCTTCTTCTTTTGGAGTGCTTCTTTTTACAAGAGTTAAAGAACAAAGAACATTATGGCTTTTGAGAGGTTATCTCTTTTTGGTTTCATTAGCCTGGTTTGTTCAAAGGTTTGCAAATTTACCAATTACTTCAGAACTTGTTAATGCTTTGGTTTTGGCTTGCTCATTATCTTTGGCAATTCTATGGCAAGGAGAATTAAGGAGATTAATGGAATTATTAGGTACTGGACGTTTAGCTGTGATTCTTGGAAATACTCAAAAAGAATTTAGGGCAAGTTCTAATACTTTCGCTCAATTAACCGAAGCAGCGGGACGTTTGTCTCAAAATAGAAAAGGAGCATTAATTGTTGTTGATATGGGTAGTGATTTACGTCCTGAAGATTTCCTTTTCCCAGGAGTGCCGTTAGATGCTCAGTTGTCATCTGAATTGTTATTAAATCTTTTTGCGGCAGATACTCCTCTTCACGACGGAGCTGTTTTGGTAAAGGGAAATAGAATTATTTCAGCAGGAGTAATCTTGCCTCTTTCAAGGCAAGGAATTAGTAGATATGGTACTAGACATTTGGCGGCCCTAGGGATAACAGAACGATTCGATCGATGTATTTGTGTTGTAGTTTCAGAAGAATCAGGTACCTTGTCATTAGCTAGTCAAGGACGACTCGAAAGACCTATTACGAGTAGTCGGTTGCTTGACCTTTTGAAGGAATTGTTGGATCCTTCAAATTCATCATCATCTAAGTCCACCAACATTAATTCTTCATTGAAAACAACCTCCTCTAATATTGAATCTAAAGTTGCTCAATCCAGAGCTAATCTTGGAACAATCAATGACAGCAAGGAGTCGTTGAAGTGA
- a CDS encoding rhodanese-related sulfurtransferase, with protein sequence MKTEDSLKKFKYKVAAFYNFISIIDQEILLIKEELTNLATNQEIKGTILLACEGVNGTVCGTENAIVQFIETLEKLLKISDINVKYSWSEKQAFRRFKARKKKEIVTIGLKQINPTKSVGKYIKAGEWNEFLEDPNTVVIDTRNEYEIKIGNFEGALNPHTSSFREFPAWVQKHLKPLIEENPSLKIGMYCTGGIRCEKATSYLIEEGFPEVHHLEGGILKYLEDVPLKNSLWNGECFVFDQRVSLDHELLPGSYRMCHACGLPISPEDIKKTTYIKGLQCEACVDKFTDSDRARFAERQRQIDVLMKRLPENSIWPSS encoded by the coding sequence ATGAAAACAGAGGATAGCCTCAAGAAATTCAAATATAAAGTTGCTGCTTTTTACAATTTTATATCGATTATTGACCAAGAAATTCTTTTAATCAAAGAAGAACTAACGAACTTAGCAACTAATCAGGAAATAAAAGGCACTATTTTATTAGCTTGTGAAGGTGTTAACGGTACGGTTTGTGGTACTGAAAATGCGATAGTTCAATTTATTGAAACCTTAGAAAAACTTTTAAAGATATCGGATATTAATGTCAAATATAGTTGGAGTGAGAAGCAGGCTTTTCGTCGCTTTAAAGCTCGTAAGAAAAAAGAAATTGTCACGATTGGACTAAAACAAATTAATCCTACTAAATCTGTAGGTAAATATATAAAAGCTGGGGAATGGAATGAGTTTTTAGAAGATCCAAATACTGTCGTTATTGATACCCGCAATGAGTATGAAATTAAAATTGGAAATTTTGAAGGTGCTTTAAATCCTCATACAAGCTCATTTCGTGAATTTCCGGCTTGGGTACAAAAGCATTTAAAACCTTTAATCGAAGAGAATCCCTCTCTAAAAATAGGGATGTATTGTACGGGTGGTATAAGATGCGAAAAAGCTACCTCTTATTTGATAGAAGAGGGCTTTCCCGAGGTACATCATCTTGAGGGTGGAATACTAAAATATCTAGAAGATGTTCCCTTAAAGAATAGTTTATGGAATGGTGAGTGCTTTGTTTTTGATCAACGTGTCTCTTTAGACCATGAGCTATTACCCGGTTCATATCGTATGTGTCATGCATGTGGATTGCCCATATCTCCGGAGGATATAAAAAAAACAACGTACATTAAGGGGTTGCAATGTGAGGCTTGTGTTGACAAATTTACAGATAGCGATAGGGCTAGATTTGCAGAGAGACAACGTCAAATTGATGTATTAATGAAACGTCTACCTGAAAACTCTATATGGCCATCTTCATGA
- a CDS encoding ATP-dependent Clp protease ATP-binding subunit, which translates to MFERFTEKAIKVIMLAQEEARRLGHNFVGTEQILLGLIGEGTGVAAKVLKSMGVNLKDSRVEVEKIIGRGSGFVAVEIPFTPRAKRVLELSLEEARQLGHNYIGTEHLLLGLIREGEGVAARVLENLGVDLTKVRTQVVRMLGETAEVTTGAGSSKGSAKTATLDEFGTNLTQLASESKLDPVVGRHSEIDRVIQILGRRTKNNPVLIGEPGVGKTAIAEGLAQRIQQGNIPDILEEKRVLTLDIGLLVAGTKYRGEFEERLKKIMEEIKSAGNVILVIDEVHTLIGAGAAEGAIDAANILKPALARGELQCIGATTLDEYRKHIERDAALERRFQPVMIGEPSIKDTIEILKGLRERYEQHHRLKITDEALDAAANLGDRYISDRFLPDKAIDLIDEAGSRVRLLNSKLPPEAKEVDKELRKVQKSKEEAVRDQNFTQAGELREKEVELRDKIRNLLQNIRQKNSSNESPEPNNVPEKNSENAEQVIAQSDELKISQPVVNEEDIAHIVASWTGVPVQKLTESESVKLLNMEETLHQRLIGQDEAVKAVSKAIRRARVGLKNPNRPIASFIFSGPTGVGKTELTKALAAYFFGSEEAMIRLDMSEFMERHTVSKLIGSPPGYVGFNEGGQLTEAVRRRPYTVVLFDEIEKAHPDVFNLLLQLLEEGRLTDSKGRTVDFKNTLIIMTSNIGSKVIEKGGGGLGFEFSGENLEDTQYNRIKSLVNEELKQYFRPEFLNRLDEIIVFRQLSRNEVKDIAEIMLKEVFLRIKEKGISLTVSDDFKERLVEEGYNPSYGARPLRRAVMRLLEDSLAEEVLSGRIKDGDKAEVDIDESKKVIVKHLGKDSSMPELASASV; encoded by the coding sequence ATGTTTGAGAGGTTTACAGAAAAGGCAATAAAAGTGATCATGCTTGCGCAAGAAGAGGCAAGGCGCCTTGGGCATAATTTTGTTGGAACAGAACAAATCCTTCTGGGTCTAATAGGTGAAGGTACTGGGGTGGCAGCTAAAGTTCTCAAATCAATGGGTGTCAACTTAAAAGATTCAAGAGTAGAAGTTGAAAAAATAATAGGAAGAGGATCAGGATTCGTTGCGGTAGAAATCCCTTTCACACCAAGAGCAAAACGCGTATTAGAACTTTCATTAGAAGAAGCCCGTCAACTCGGTCATAATTACATTGGCACCGAACATTTATTACTTGGGCTTATTAGAGAGGGCGAGGGGGTTGCGGCAAGAGTTCTTGAAAATTTAGGTGTTGATCTAACAAAAGTCAGGACACAAGTTGTACGAATGCTTGGTGAAACCGCAGAAGTTACAACAGGGGCAGGTTCGTCTAAAGGGTCAGCGAAAACGGCAACACTTGACGAGTTTGGAACAAACCTTACTCAATTAGCTAGTGAATCAAAGCTCGACCCAGTAGTGGGAAGACATTCAGAAATTGATCGTGTAATTCAAATATTGGGAAGAAGAACAAAAAACAATCCTGTTTTAATAGGCGAGCCGGGAGTAGGGAAAACAGCCATAGCAGAAGGACTTGCCCAAAGAATTCAACAAGGAAATATTCCTGATATACTTGAAGAAAAAAGAGTATTAACTCTTGATATTGGTTTACTCGTAGCAGGCACTAAATATAGAGGAGAATTTGAAGAAAGACTAAAAAAAATAATGGAAGAAATTAAATCTGCCGGAAACGTAATTCTAGTAATTGATGAAGTCCATACATTAATTGGAGCAGGTGCCGCGGAAGGAGCAATAGACGCTGCAAATATATTAAAGCCTGCTTTAGCAAGAGGAGAACTTCAATGTATTGGGGCTACGACCCTTGATGAGTATCGCAAGCATATTGAAAGAGATGCTGCATTAGAACGAAGATTCCAGCCTGTAATGATTGGAGAACCTTCCATAAAAGATACAATTGAAATCCTTAAAGGGTTAAGAGAGAGATATGAACAACATCACAGATTGAAAATCACTGATGAAGCTCTAGACGCTGCTGCGAATCTTGGAGATAGATATATCTCAGATCGCTTTTTACCTGATAAAGCTATAGACCTAATAGATGAAGCAGGCAGTAGAGTCAGATTACTCAACTCCAAGTTGCCACCAGAGGCAAAAGAAGTTGATAAAGAATTAAGGAAAGTGCAAAAGAGTAAAGAAGAAGCAGTCAGAGATCAAAATTTCACCCAAGCAGGGGAGCTTAGAGAAAAAGAAGTTGAACTTAGAGATAAAATCAGAAATCTTTTGCAGAATATAAGACAAAAAAACTCATCAAACGAAAGTCCTGAACCTAATAATGTTCCAGAGAAAAACAGTGAAAATGCCGAACAAGTTATTGCTCAGTCTGATGAATTAAAAATTTCTCAGCCTGTAGTTAATGAAGAAGATATTGCTCATATTGTTGCCTCATGGACTGGCGTACCTGTCCAGAAATTAACTGAAAGTGAATCAGTCAAACTTCTAAATATGGAAGAGACATTACATCAAAGACTTATTGGTCAAGACGAAGCTGTCAAAGCTGTTTCAAAAGCAATTAGAAGAGCAAGAGTTGGCCTAAAGAATCCAAATAGACCAATTGCTAGTTTTATTTTTTCTGGTCCAACGGGAGTAGGGAAGACTGAACTTACTAAAGCGTTAGCGGCATATTTCTTTGGTAGTGAAGAAGCAATGATACGTCTAGATATGTCTGAGTTTATGGAAAGACACACAGTTAGTAAATTAATAGGCTCTCCTCCTGGCTACGTAGGTTTCAATGAAGGTGGGCAGCTAACAGAAGCTGTTAGAAGAAGACCCTATACTGTCGTGTTATTCGATGAAATAGAAAAAGCTCATCCAGACGTATTTAATCTTCTCCTTCAATTACTAGAGGAAGGAAGGTTAACCGATTCAAAAGGAAGAACTGTTGATTTCAAAAATACTTTAATAATAATGACCTCTAATATTGGATCTAAAGTTATAGAAAAAGGCGGCGGAGGTTTGGGATTTGAATTCTCAGGTGAGAATTTAGAAGATACTCAATACAATCGAATTAAATCACTGGTAAATGAAGAATTAAAGCAATATTTCCGACCTGAATTCCTTAACAGATTAGATGAAATAATTGTGTTCAGACAGCTCTCTAGAAACGAAGTGAAAGACATTGCAGAAATAATGTTAAAAGAAGTATTCTTAAGGATAAAAGAAAAAGGAATATCTTTAACTGTTTCAGATGATTTCAAAGAAAGATTAGTTGAAGAAGGATACAATCCTTCTTATGGAGCAAGACCTTTAAGAAGAGCTGTAATGAGGTTGTTAGAAGATAGTCTTGCTGAAGAAGTTTTATCTGGAAGGATAAAAGATGGAGATAAAGCAGAGGTAGATATTGATGAAAGTAAAAAAGTAATTGTTAAGCATCTTGGGAAAGATAGTTCCATGCCAGAATTAGCTAGTGCCTCTGTTTAA
- a CDS encoding isoprenyl transferase codes for MTYPSVTRTENSRQVSPLPKDLDRLRMPDHIAVIMDGNGRWAKAKGLPRTIGHTAGVEALKTTLHLCSNWGIGALTVYAFSTENWSRPSEEVNFLMTLFESVLKRELSNLKLEKVKINFLGDLDPLPISLKDLIKESVESTSSNKGIHLNVCTNYGGRRELVRAAQKLAERSVKGELDPSLIDENVFASELFTASEVDPDLLIRTSGEKRISNFLLWQLAYAEIHVTDVLWPDFNADTLANALLDYQSRRRRFGGV; via the coding sequence GTGACTTACCCTTCAGTAACAAGAACTGAGAATTCTAGACAGGTATCCCCATTGCCTAAAGATTTAGACCGTCTTCGCATGCCCGATCATATTGCGGTAATCATGGATGGAAATGGTAGATGGGCAAAAGCAAAAGGTTTGCCAAGAACAATTGGACATACTGCTGGCGTTGAGGCTCTAAAAACCACTTTGCATTTATGTAGTAATTGGGGAATAGGAGCTTTAACTGTTTATGCGTTCTCAACTGAAAATTGGTCCAGACCTAGTGAAGAAGTTAATTTTTTGATGACACTTTTTGAAAGTGTTCTTAAGCGTGAATTGAGTAATTTAAAACTTGAAAAAGTAAAAATTAATTTTCTGGGTGACCTCGACCCATTACCCATTTCATTAAAGGACTTAATAAAAGAGTCCGTTGAATCAACTTCTAGTAATAAGGGTATTCATCTTAATGTTTGTACTAACTATGGAGGACGACGAGAATTAGTACGTGCTGCTCAAAAATTGGCAGAGCGATCTGTTAAAGGTGAATTAGATCCTTCTTTAATCGATGAAAATGTATTTGCTTCGGAATTATTTACTGCCAGTGAGGTTGATCCAGACTTACTTATTAGGACTAGTGGTGAAAAAAGAATAAGTAATTTTCTATTGTGGCAATTGGCTTATGCTGAAATCCATGTCACAGATGTGTTATGGCCAGATTTTAATGCAGATACTCTTGCGAATGCTTTACTAGACTATCAGTCTAGAAGAAGGCGATTTGGTGGGGTATAA
- the rimI gene encoding ribosomal protein S18-alanine N-acetyltransferase, protein MNLTIIELGIMNLNECVDLDQKSLNGLWTKPQWEKELIDPKRICLGIIELKTKKLLGICSAWLVIDELHITFIAVHPFHQRKGLGRFLLTNLIKRSKSLQTNSIHLEVKNNNETAKAFYKSMGFKTVGYRSNLYKDGSDALILKKETNNKS, encoded by the coding sequence ATGAATCTCACAATAATTGAACTTGGGATAATGAATTTAAATGAATGCGTGGATCTAGATCAAAAATCATTAAATGGTCTTTGGACAAAACCTCAATGGGAAAAAGAACTCATTGACCCTAAAAGGATTTGTCTTGGAATCATAGAATTGAAAACTAAAAAACTTTTAGGCATATGTTCCGCATGGTTAGTAATAGACGAATTACACATAACTTTTATAGCCGTTCATCCATTTCATCAAAGAAAAGGACTAGGAAGATTTCTTTTGACAAATTTAATCAAGCGTTCAAAATCACTTCAAACAAATAGCATACATTTAGAAGTTAAAAACAATAACGAGACAGCTAAAGCTTTTTACAAATCCATGGGTTTCAAAACAGTGGGTTATAGATCTAATCTTTATAAAGATGGAAGTGATGCTCTTATTCTCAAAAAAGAAACCAATAACAAATCATAA